The following proteins come from a genomic window of Montipora capricornis isolate CH-2021 chromosome 9, ASM3666992v2, whole genome shotgun sequence:
- the LOC138015943 gene encoding iduronate 2-sulfatase-like isoform X1, protein MGGKKYSLQLILLICFLVCKLAESRIRQRNVLFIVSDDLRPALASYGNAIVQTPNLDKLAERSVRFSTAASQLAVCAPSRTSFLTGRRPDTTKVFSNKNATYWRTNAGNFTSLPQHFKKAGYVTVSVGKIFHPGEASNFTYDYPYSWSMRPYIPSAEKYKNAKVCPGQDGKLYTNIVCPVDLSQQPEKTLPDIQSTQFAINFLQQHSTNHNTKGQPFFLAVGYHKPHIPLKYPKQFLDLYPMEKIHVAPDPSRPSGMPPVAYEPWTDIRWRDDIAALNLSFPYSSMPDWYAKKIIQNYYAATSYVDALIGDLLDALNTFGFSDNTIVSFIGDHGWALGEHLEWSKYSNFRVATNVPLMLHVPGLTDTRQKRLQPRHSGLVSDALVELVDLFPTLAELAGIEVPDVCPDDSSKIFLCTEGLSFVPVLKNVSTLWKKAIFSQYPRPSDTPQENSCQPTISETKIMGYSMQTSQQYRYTEWVQFDPNSQKGNWSNVHARELYLDKNEDKNVAEFSEFSKLVKELSTQLRKGWRYALPINLN, encoded by the exons ATGGGAGGGAAAAAATATTCTTTACAACTCATCCTGCTCATCTGCTTCTTGGTCTGCAAATTGGCAGAATCCCGCATAAGACAGAGGAATGTTCTATTTATTGTATCGGACGACCTCAGACCTGCATTGGCCAGCTACGGAAATGCGATCGTTCAAACCCCGAATCTTGACAAATTGGCTGAGCGTTCAGTTCGTTTTTCTACAGCAGCTTCTCAGTTGGCTGTCTGTGCCCCGAGCAGAACGTCATTTCTGACTGGACGAAGACCGGACACAACCAAGGTGTTTTCAAACAAGAATGCCACATACTGGAGGACAAATGCGGGAAATTTTACTTCTCTTCCGCAGCATTTTAAGAAGGCAGGATACGTCACTGTTTCAGTGGGGAAGATCTTTCACCCTG GAGAAGCATCAAACTTCACTTACGATTACCCTTATAGCTGGTCCATGCGACCATATATTCCCTCAGctgaaaaatataaaaatgccAAG GTTTGTCCTGGTCAGGATGGTAAATTGTACACCAACATTGTATGTCCAGTTGATTTGTCACAACAGCCAGAAAAGACCCTCCCAGACATTCAAAGCACACAGTTTGCCATCAACTTCTTACAACAACATTCAACAAACCACAATACTAAAGGTCAACCATTCTTCCTGGCTGTTGGGTACCACAAGCCACATATACCTTTGAAATATCCAAAACAATTTCTTGATCTCTACCCAATGGAGAAAATCCATGTTGCTCCTGATCCCTCGAGGCCATCAGGTATGCCACCAGTTGCCTACGAGCCTTGGACCGACATCCGCTGGCGTGATGACATTGCTGCTCTTAATCTGAGTTTTCCATACAGCAGCATGCCTGACTGGTATGCTAAGAAAATCATACAGAATTATTATGCGGCAACAAGTTATGTGGACGCTTTGATTGGAGATTTGCTAGATGCTTTGAACACCTTTGGTTTCAGTGATAATACCATTGTCAGCTTCATTGGAGATCATG GTTGGGCATTGGGAGAACATCTGGAGTGGTCAAAATACAGTAACTTCCGAGTTGCTACTAATGTCCCTTTAATGCTACATGTGCCTGGTTTAACAGACACCAGACAGAAAAGACTTCAACCAAGACATTCTGGCCTGGTATCTGATGCACTGGTAGAGTTGGTGGACCTTTTTCCAACCCTTGCAGAATTGGCAGGGATAGAAGTTCCAG atgtttgtccAGATGACTCCTCCAAAATTTTCCTCTGCACAGAGGGGCTAAGCTTTGTTCCCGTTTTAAAGAATGTATCCACACTTTGGAAGAAAGCCATCTTCAGTCAATATCCAAG ACCATCGGACACACCACAGGAAAACAGCTGTCAGCCAACAATATCAGAGACCAAAATCATGGGATACTCCATGCAAACCAGCCAACAGTATCGCTACACTGAGTGGGTTCAATTCGACCCAAATTCACAGAAAGGCAACTGGTCAAACGTTCATGCAAGAGAATTGTATCTTGATAAAAATGAAGACAAGAATGTAGCAGAGTTCTCGGAGTTTTCAAAGCTTGTTAAGGAGTTGTCTACTCAGCTTAGGAAAGGATGGAGATATGCCTTGCCCATAAACCTGAACTGA
- the LOC138015943 gene encoding iduronate 2-sulfatase-like isoform X2, with protein sequence MRPYIPSAEKYKNAKVCPGQDGKLYTNIVCPVDLSQQPEKTLPDIQSTQFAINFLQQHSTNHNTKGQPFFLAVGYHKPHIPLKYPKQFLDLYPMEKIHVAPDPSRPSGMPPVAYEPWTDIRWRDDIAALNLSFPYSSMPDWYAKKIIQNYYAATSYVDALIGDLLDALNTFGFSDNTIVSFIGDHGWALGEHLEWSKYSNFRVATNVPLMLHVPGLTDTRQKRLQPRHSGLVSDALVELVDLFPTLAELAGIEVPDVCPDDSSKIFLCTEGLSFVPVLKNVSTLWKKAIFSQYPRPSDTPQENSCQPTISETKIMGYSMQTSQQYRYTEWVQFDPNSQKGNWSNVHARELYLDKNEDKNVAEFSEFSKLVKELSTQLRKGWRYALPINLN encoded by the exons ATGCGACCATATATTCCCTCAGctgaaaaatataaaaatgccAAG GTTTGTCCTGGTCAGGATGGTAAATTGTACACCAACATTGTATGTCCAGTTGATTTGTCACAACAGCCAGAAAAGACCCTCCCAGACATTCAAAGCACACAGTTTGCCATCAACTTCTTACAACAACATTCAACAAACCACAATACTAAAGGTCAACCATTCTTCCTGGCTGTTGGGTACCACAAGCCACATATACCTTTGAAATATCCAAAACAATTTCTTGATCTCTACCCAATGGAGAAAATCCATGTTGCTCCTGATCCCTCGAGGCCATCAGGTATGCCACCAGTTGCCTACGAGCCTTGGACCGACATCCGCTGGCGTGATGACATTGCTGCTCTTAATCTGAGTTTTCCATACAGCAGCATGCCTGACTGGTATGCTAAGAAAATCATACAGAATTATTATGCGGCAACAAGTTATGTGGACGCTTTGATTGGAGATTTGCTAGATGCTTTGAACACCTTTGGTTTCAGTGATAATACCATTGTCAGCTTCATTGGAGATCATG GTTGGGCATTGGGAGAACATCTGGAGTGGTCAAAATACAGTAACTTCCGAGTTGCTACTAATGTCCCTTTAATGCTACATGTGCCTGGTTTAACAGACACCAGACAGAAAAGACTTCAACCAAGACATTCTGGCCTGGTATCTGATGCACTGGTAGAGTTGGTGGACCTTTTTCCAACCCTTGCAGAATTGGCAGGGATAGAAGTTCCAG atgtttgtccAGATGACTCCTCCAAAATTTTCCTCTGCACAGAGGGGCTAAGCTTTGTTCCCGTTTTAAAGAATGTATCCACACTTTGGAAGAAAGCCATCTTCAGTCAATATCCAAG ACCATCGGACACACCACAGGAAAACAGCTGTCAGCCAACAATATCAGAGACCAAAATCATGGGATACTCCATGCAAACCAGCCAACAGTATCGCTACACTGAGTGGGTTCAATTCGACCCAAATTCACAGAAAGGCAACTGGTCAAACGTTCATGCAAGAGAATTGTATCTTGATAAAAATGAAGACAAGAATGTAGCAGAGTTCTCGGAGTTTTCAAAGCTTGTTAAGGAGTTGTCTACTCAGCTTAGGAAAGGATGGAGATATGCCTTGCCCATAAACCTGAACTGA